The genomic interval CAAATGCAGATATTACTGTCATCTACAAGGAAATGGACGTTGATCGTGACGATTTCTCTAACCTCATTACGCTGGACTTGGCTCGGGATGGGCGAGTCGTACGTATGACAGAAAATCGCCAGAACAAGGAAAGCAACAAAGCCTATATGCGGATGATCATCATTAAGAAAGAGCTGCTTATTAATCTGGTCAAAAAAAGCGTAAATCAAAACTACTATGACCTTGTCCGGCATGTCATTATTCGGAATCTGAACGAGTTAAAAGTGTATGGCTACGAATATAAAGGATACTTGGCCGTCATTAATTCCGTTCAAAATTATTTTAAGCACAGTAAAGAGCTGTTGAATCCTGAGGTATGGAAATCTCTATTTTACGAGCCGGGTGTTATTTACACCAAAATCAAGGATGAACCGCCTGCAAGATACGCGAGTAGTGCCATCGTTAAAAATTCACAGGTGGCTAACGGTTGTATTATTGAGGGAACTGTGGAAAACAGTATCTTATTCCGAGGCGTTCGGATCGGTAAAGGGGCCGTTGTTCGAAACAGTATCGTGATGCAGAAATGTGTGATTGATGAGGATTCTAGCCTTGATCACGTTATTCTCGATAAAGAGGTACATGTCACGCGGGGAAATAAGCTGGCAGGAGAGGAAATGTCACCTACCGTTTTCTCAAAGAAAAGCATAATATAAAACATACAGCGACCGCTTCTCGTTTTTTTACGGGAGAGCGGTCGTTTTGTATTTCAACTTACTGCATGCCTTCCATCGCAACTCTGGATTCGCTGCGCATGCGCAGCTTGTATTCTCGTGGTGAGCACTGATTTTGCCGTTTAAAGAGCTTATAGAACTGGGCCATGTTCGTAATGCCGACCTCGTAGCTGACATCCATGATGCTTAGCTCACTTGTCAGCAGCAGCAGCTCGGATCGTTTAATTCGTTTATAGTTGACGTATTCAACGAAAGAGACGCCCATCGTTTTTTTGAAATATTTAATGAAATAGTGGTAGCTCAAATTAAGCAAAGAACTAGCATCCTCTACGGACAGCTTACTGCTTAAATGGGTGTCCACATAATCGAGAACGGGTCGTAAACGATTTAGTTCAATTTCCTCTGTATCGTTCAGCAGGTTTCGGCTGTCGCTTCTAAGCAGCAGAAGCAGCAATCGTTTTATAATCGAGGTGATAGCAATCTCGTAGCCTCTCATCCTCGTTTGCGACTCTTTGAATATTTCCAAAATGAATGCATGGGTTTCTTGCTTGGCTATTTCGTTCATGTCAAAAATATAATTAAGCTTATCGAGCGGCTCTGTCAGCTCGGAGAAGCAATTCAAATAAGGCATCGTACTCTGGTCAAAATGTTTGCCCAAATCTATCTGAAATACAACATAGTGCTGTACTTCCGAAAGTGGCTTGTGGGAGCGATGCGGCTGAGAGGCGCCTAGCACCATAACATCGCCTGGTCCGAGGACGGCATAGCCGTGCTTGCTTTGCACACCTAAGTGGCCTTCAATAATAGCGAGGAATTCTACTTCTTTATGATAGTGCCATGGATGTTTCTCAAGTGTGCTGAAATAGTCAGCTTCGGAGTAAATCTCCCAAATTTTAAGAAACAATAGCGGATTTTGATAAATGACTTCTTCGTTGATCGCTTCGGAATGCGTATCAATGGCGGTTTTTATTATAGGCATATGCATGACCTCCATTTTGAAGTATACCACTTTTGGAAATGTTGAATCAATAAACGCGTCATTATTAGCTGTATTTTCAGCTCATTTGAAAAAGGAAGACACTTTTGAATATAAAATCAGCATGTTTAAGTATTACGTAAACGGCGCGAATTTTTTATACTAAGATTAACTGAATGAATAAGGAGTGTTCATATAATGGCAAAGGTAACGGTATGGAATGAAAATCGTCATGAGCAATTAAATCCGGTTGTAGCTGGAATTTATCCTCAAGGTATTCACGGAGCGATTGCAGCTTTTCTAACTGAAGCTGGCTACGATGCGGGAACGGCTACACTAGATGAGCCAGAGCATGGATTAACGGATGAGGTATTAAACAATACAGATGTACTCATATGGTGGGGACATCTTGCGCATGGAGACGTAAAGGACGAAATCGTTCAAAAAGTACAACAGCGCGTGCTGGACGGAATGGGCTTGATTGTTCTTCACTCCGGTCATTTCTCCAAAATCTTTAAAGCATTGATGGGTACAAGCTGTGACTTGAAATGGCGTGAAGCGGATGAGAAGGAACGCCTTTGGGTTGTAGCGCCAAGCCATCCGATTGCTGCAGGCCTTGGGGAGTATATCGAGCTGGAAAAAGAAGAAATGTACGGCGAGCATTTTGATATTCCTGCTCCAGACGAGCTTATTTTTACAAGCTGGTTTGAAGGTGGAGAAGTGTTCCGCAGCGGCTGTACGTTTACACGTGGAAACGGCAAAGTATTTTACTTTAGACCGGGACATGAAACCTATCCGACGTACCATAACAAAGACATTCAACGCGTCATTACGAATGCCGTGAAATGGGCACAGCCGGTAGACCGCAATCGCCCGGTTTATGGAAATGCACAGCCACTTGAAAAAATTTCAGTAAAATAAAGTTATAAAAAAAGTAATGTAACGCTTGGGATTTGAATCCCAAGCGTTATTTTGTTTTGAGCACTATTTTGAAACGTTGCATAAAGTCAAAATAGAGCATTGGCAAATGGGGTATAATCCACCATACTAAATGGAGTAATCGATCGGACTTGCCTGCCCGATTGCATAGATGAAATCGTTGTCGCACGAACAATACAATAAGCGTGCACTATATCTAAAGCCGGCTGCGTGCTTTGGGATATGGTGCTTTTTAATCCTATGACCGATTGTAAAGAAAGCAGCGTTAATCGTGTTGGCAAGCGGCAGTTTTGGCGAAAATAATGCAGGAAGTTGAAAACGGTTTATTGATCTTGCCAGCGCAACCGCCTAAGATAAATAAAACCAAACTCGCACGGCCTGCACATGAGAAGAGGGCATTGCTCCTGAAGAAGCTGCCATGCCTCGATACGGAAACGGTATCGGGGTTTCTTTGGTTTACATCACCCGGGAAATAATTACAGTGTGCTTTTGCAGAGAAAGTTAATGTGTTCGTTACATGGCTTTGAAACTAGGTAAAGGGCGGCTGTTCATAAACAAGAAAACGGCGCTAATCATAAGAGAAAAGGGTGAGGGCTAATGATGAGCAAATCGTGGTTTAATCGGCTGCTTCTTTCCTATATGCCGATATTTATTATCGTAGTTACCTTCACTTTTTTTGTGTTTTTTCAATTAATTAGTGAGCAGGGTCGGAAAGAAGCTATTAATGCTAACAGTATGTTGTCTTTGCAAGCGATGAGGTTAATCGACACGTCCTTGCGAGCGATAGATAACATGGTGATGAAGGAATCGATTAACAACAAGTCACTTATCGATTTTTTCAACAGCAACGAGAATGGTGACCCTTATATTAACATTAGCGCCGTCATGAAAATGAACGATATGATTTCTTATTATCCACTCATTGATTCTGTCTATCTGGTTCGCTATGAAGATCAGGTTGTGCTAAGTAATGCGACGGGCGGACATATCGACACCTATCCAGACAAAGCTTTTATTGAGCAATATCGCAATACGATCTCTCAGAAATGGACGGATAAGCGGTCATTTAAGCAATTTACGTTATTGGAGAGCAAAGATGTTGTCAGCCTCGTGAGAGGTGCTCCATTCATGACGGGTGAAAAAGGTATGATCGTTGTGAATGTCGCAACGGATTCTTTGGAGCGTTTAGTTCATGAACTTTACAATTCGGAAGTCAGCTTCATTCGCATCAAAGACGGAGCGGGCAATGAATTGCTTAATGAGGCAGAACCTGTAGATTCTATGCGCGTTTATGCAAATTATAAATCGAGTTATTCGAATTGGTCTTATATAAGCGGTTTTGTGCAAGGTACGTTTATTCAAACGGTATCGTTGCTCTATAATGTATGGTTTGTGATCGGGCTCCTGATGATCTTTGCAGGTCTCGTATGGATGATTTATATATCAAGGCGAAATGCGAAGCCGGTAGAGCAGATTGTGTCACGCTTTAGTGGATATAAATTAGCACTGGCGGAAAGTGGTAAAAACACCGGATCTGGCAGGATTAACGAGTTTGTCTTTATCGAATCCGCTCTTGATAATTTAACGGAGCAGGCAAAGCAATATCAGCAGCAATATAAGGAAGATCTTCATTTACGGACACGTAATCTATTCCATCAGCTTATTGAAGCTGGAGCGGAGCTGACGCCTCTGGAATGGCAGCGCGAAGCGCAGCGGCTGCAGCTTCCCGCGCCTGCGGATCGCCATACGCTTATTGTCATGGAACTGGATAAGTACGGAGAGTTTTGCAGCAGTTATTCGCGAAACGATCAAAATTTGTTGAAATTCGCTCTGCGAAGCATTACTTATGAGCAATCGTCACGCTTCGGATACGCGTGCTGGGCAGAATGGACAGCCTCTTCTCGTCTCAGTGTTATTTTATTTGAGAGCGGGAATGCTCCTGCTGCAATGTTAGTTCAGCTTTGTGACAGCATTCGGGCTTGGATTGAACAAAATATGAAGTTCACGATTAGTATAGGAATCGGTGATCCAGCCTTGCAGCATTCTGAAATCGCAAAGTCGTTTCAACAGGCTTTGGAAGCACTTAATTACAAAATGGTGCTTGGCGAAAATCGCCTTATTACACGCGAGGATATGATGAGTCAAGGCCAAGTTGAAGTATACGCTTATCTTGGAATGATTAGATCTGCTGTTTATGCCTTCCGCAAATCAGAAGCGAGTTGGAGAGCAGAATTAGACGATTTGTTCAGCCAGATGAAGCAAGGCTTGCTCACTAAGGACGAGATTATGAATGTTATTAATTACTTGCTCTATAGTTTGGGACGCGAGCTGTCAGGTCTCGGCAAGGAATTTAATCTTGTATGGGAAAGCGAAGCACTGCCGGTTCTAACGGGGAAATTGGATAACTGCCATTCTCTGGAAAATATGCACGAGGCGATCATCGGTAAAATGACCGAGCTTGAGCATACGTTTGCAGATATGCGTTACAGCGGTCAGCATGCCGGCATTATTCAGGAAATGCGGAGAGTTATTGAAGAGGAATATGTAAATCCGAATATGTCGCTTGAATATTTAAGCGAGAAATATGATATGAATGCCAAATATGTGAGCAAGCTGTTCAAAGAAACAACAGGCCAGAAGTTCATTGATTTCTTAATTGATATTCGGCTGAATGAAGCGAAGCGGCTATTGAAAGAGACACGGAGGACGGTTCAGGATATTGCAGAAGAGGTTGGTTACACAAGTGCGATTTCGTTTACGAGAGTGTTCAAGAAAGTGGTTGGATGCTCGCCAGGCGAATACCGTTCAGAGACGCTGAAGCAGCAAAATGGCTGAATATACATGGAGTTGAAAATCGTTAAGCGCAAGAATTATGTTAGTTCTTTTATCGAAAAATGGATGCTATAGGGACGGCAGCACCGATAGTATAAGGTGCTGCCGTTTCTTATGGAGCAGCGATGCGAAAAAGGTTAAGCGAGCAATTAATGTATCTTGTTGCATGGTGAGGGAAGCTTATAAAATGATCACATGAAAGCGCAACCAAAAATGAGAATGTTAAAGGAGGCTAGCCCTTGTCCAAACTTAATCATGAATGGCATTCCGTTCCGCAGGCCTTTGCACACCCAGCAAGAAGGTATGGGCCTCTACGCAAAATGGCTCGCCACTGGCAATTGTATTTCGTCATTTTATTGCCGATTGCTTATCTCATCATATTCAAATATGTCCCCATGGCGGGCATCGTGATCGCGTTCAAAGATTACAACGTCATTAAGGGCATCTTTGGAAGCGAGTGGATCGGGCTAAAATATTTCAAGCAGTTTTTCGAATCTCCAAATTTTTGGCTCTATATGAAAAATACGCTTGGCATTAGCTTCTATGGCTTGTTAGTCGGCTTTCCAGCCCCAATCATCCTTGCGCTTGCGCTTAATGAAGTGCGCAATGGACTATTCAAGAAAAGTGTACAGCTGGTTTCTTATGCACCTTACTTTATATCAACGGTCATTATGGTATCGATCTTAATTGTCAACTTGACCCCAAACGTGGGGATCGTCAGCAAATTGTTCCAAATGCTTGGCGTGGAAAACACAAACTTTATGGGTATTCCTTCATTATTCAAATCCATCTATGTCTGGTCGGATGTGTGGCAGCATACCGGTTACGGGGCCATTATCTATATTGCGGCATTAGCTGGCGTCAATCCTGAGCTGTATGAAGCGGCAAGGGTTGATGGGGCATCGAGAATACAAAAAATTATTAATGTCGATATCCCTAGTTTGATTCCGGTATCTGTCATTCTTCTTATTCTTAATTTAGGCAATCTGATGAAGCTAGGTTTTGAGAAAATTTATTTGATGCAAAATCCGCTTAACCTAGCGACCTCAGAAGTCATTTCTACTTATGTGTATAAAGTGGGCTTGCTGGGTTCGAGCTTCAGCTTCTCAGCAGCGATCGGAGTTTTCAACTCCGTTATTAATTTAACATTGCTGATTGTCGTCAACTATATCGCTAGAAAAATTTCAAATAATAGTCTGTGGTAATTGAGGCAGAAGGGAGACTTTATGAAAAAAAACGTTACCATTCGAGAATCAAACGGAGATCGTTTATTCATGGCATTCATTTATGCTTTTCTGACTGTGGTTCTATTAGTGGTGCTTCTGCCGCTTCTCTATATTTTAAGCTCTTCTTTTAGTTCGCCGCAGGCTGTCGTCTCCGGCAAGGTATGGCTGTTCCCGGTCCATTTCACGCTCGATGGCTACAAGGCGGTATTCAACAATCCGCAGATCGGCACTGGATTTATGAATTCATTGTTCTATACGGTAGTCGGAACGATCATTAATGTTATTCTGACGGTCATGCTTGCTTATCCGTTAGCGAGGAAAACGTTTTATGGAAGAAATTTTTACATGGTTCTTCTTGTTATCACGATGATGTTTGAGGGCGGGTTGATTCCGTATTATTTGGTTGTCAAACAATTGCATCTGCTGGATACAAGATGGGCTATGATTTTGCCGGGAGCTCTTGCCGTATTCCAAGTCATCATAGCACGAACCTTCTTCCAGACCAGTATTCCTGAGGAGCTGTCCGAGGCGGCGGACCTCGATGGCTGCAGCGACATTCGGTTTATTTTCAGCATCGTACTGCCGCTCTCGAAGCCTATCTTGGCCGTTATGATGCTGATGTATGCAGTAGGACATTGGAATGCATATTTCGATGCACTCATTTTTCTGCGATCCCAGGAATTGTTTCCCTTGCAAATCGTATTGCGTAATATTCTAATTCTAAATACGGTGGACGCGTCGATGATTTCCAATGCGAATCAGATGCTTGCTCAGCAGGGACTAAAGGATTTATTGAAATATTCATTGATTGTTGTTGCTAGCGGACCTGTACTCATCATCTATCCTTTTGTTCAGAAATATTTTGTGAAAGGCGTCATGATTGGTTCCTTGAAGGGATGAGTAAGAGGAATTCTTTTGGAGGGGGGATGGGTTGCCTTTGGGGCCGAGGCAATCATTCAGTTACGAACGTTACAGCATGCTGCAAGGAGTGACTAGGATATCACAAGGAGGAGTCGGTTTTATGAGAAAAGGATGGAAAAAATCCAGTGCAATCTTAATGTGTGTCGTACTTAGCTGTGTTGTTATTCTAGCTGCTTGCAGCAAGGATACGGGGAAATCCGGCAATGGAAAAACAGAGGAAACAGGGCAAAAAGAAACAAATGCTGTGCAAGAGGATCTTTTTACAGCTGTAGGTACGTATCCCATTGTGAATAAGCAGATGACGCTTAAGATGTTTGCTCCTCAGCTTCCTACGATCGAGAACATGGAGACGAATACGTACACGAAGTTTTTGGAAGAAAAAACGAACATTAAGATTGCATGGGATCTCGTCCCAAGTAATGCGCTTGAGGACCGCAAACAGCTGATGCTCGCGAGCGGTGATTATCCGGAAGTCATTTTGCAAGCTAATCTGACAAGAGAAGAGCAAATGAAGTATGGGAAGCAAGGCGTATTCCTTCCTTTAAATGAATTAATCGATAAGTACGCTCCTAATATAAAAAAAGCTCTAGCAGATATTCCATATATGAAGTCGTCTATTACAGCTCCAGATGGAAACATCTATGCGCTGCCGCAAATTAATGAATGCTACCACTGCGACAATGCTTTGAAGCTTTGGATCAATAAGGCATGGCTTGACAAGCTTGGACTCCAGCTGCCTACAACAACGGAGGAATTCTATCAGGTCATGAAGGCATTTAAGGAACAAGATCCGAACGGAAACGGAAAGAATGATGAGCTTCCGCTTACAGGGTCCGATGAAATGTGGGCTGGCAACGTGTCCGCTTTCTTGATGAATGCGTTTATAGTAGATGATTATACCGAGAAAAATGCCGGTACCTTCTTATCAGTTAAAGATAGCAAAGTCGACTTTGTTGCTAACAAGGATGAATGGAAGCAAGGGCTTGAATATTTGAACAAGCTGTACAAGGAAGGGTTGATTGACCCGGCAGCCTTCACGCAAAATGCGGATGCGATTCAACAGCTGGCGAACCGCGAGCCGGATAACATTATGGGAGCTGTAACAACCGCGCTTATAAGCTATGGCTATAATATGTCGGAAACACAGCCTAGGCACAAGGATTATGTGACGCTGCCTCCGCTGAAAGGACCAAGTGGCGTACAGCAGACACTTAACTTCGCGGGCATTAGCAAATCGCAATTTGCAATTACGAATAAGGCGACCGCAGATCAACAGATCGCTGCGATCAGACTAGCCGATTATTTGTACACGGAGGAAGCGATTGTGCTGCAAGAGAATGGCCCTGAAGGTCAAGGCTGGCGCAAGGCAGAGGACGGCGAATTAGATATTGATGGCAAGCAGGCTAAGTATGCTTATATTCAACGGGAGAGCAAGCAAACGCATAACGATGGCTGGGAGCAAATTGGGCCTTCACTTCGTACCTATGCATACCGTTCCTCTTGGATGGCTATTCAGGACCCGCTAGCAGATGGTGGATATGGGACACGTTTGAATACGGAATCGAAAAAATATGAGTCATTCCATTCCAAAGAAATGTATCCAAACGGCGTATTCATTGCGCAAGATGATGCGGAAATCGCTGCTCAGCTCAAAACAACGATTATTGATTATACAAAATCCAATATGGCACAGTTTATTACGGGCTCCAAAGACATTAGCAAGGAATGGGATGCTTATGTGAAAGGTTTTGACGGCTTGCAGCTTGGCAAATACATTGAAATTTATCAAAAAGCATTAGGCAATTCTTAATAACCGATTGGAGGAGGCATTGCAGCGATGAGCGAGCTAACCAGCGATAACGTGCTAGAAGAAACAGAAGAGCAAGAGCTGCATGAAGGTGTGCATAATTTTAGCAGCGAGCGTGATTGGATACGACCTGATAATCCAGTTACGCTTGAGCGACTGGAATGGTTTAAGGATCAGAAGCTCGCACTTATGATGCACTGGGGACCTTATTCCCAGCTAGGAGTTGTAGAGTCTTGGGCGCTAAGCGACGAGGATCAGGATTGGTCGCGCGAAGGCATTGACTGGGAGAAGGATGGCGAAGCATTCAAACAGCAATATTTTGATTTAAATAAGACGTTTAATCCGATTCGCTTTCAGCCAGACGTATGGGCAGATCTAGCGGAGGAGGGAGGTTTCAAATACCTCATTTTTACGACGAAGCATCATGACGGATATTGCATGTGGGACACAAAAACGACGAATTATCGCATCACTGATGAACAGACACCGTTTCATACGCATAAATATGCCGATATTTGCCGCCATGTATTTGATGCGTTCCGCGCGAAAGGATTGTCTATCGCGGCTTATTTCTCGAAAGCAGATTGGCATACGCCTTATTACTGGGCTCCGGATATGGAACGCAGCCTTACCAATACGCGGCGTGGACCTACTTACGACCCGCAGGAGCATCCAGAGCTGTGGAACAAGTTTGTCGCGTTTACCCACGAGCAGATTACGGAGTTATTGACGCAGTATGGCCGAATAGATGTGCTATGGCTTGATGCCGGCTGGGTAAAGCCGCTGCGGAGCGGCCAGGACATTCGCCTTGGCGAGATTGTGGAGAAAGCAAGGGAGCAGCAGCCATGGCTGCTCTCGGCAGATCGCACAGTAGGCGGACCGTATGAAAACTATGTTACCCCTGAGCAGACCATTCCCACCGAGGCGATGAACATCCCTTGGGAGAGCTGCATTACGATGGGGACGTCCTTCTCTTTCCGATATGAAGATAAATATAAACCGACGCGCCAAATCGTGAAGATTTTGCTTGAGGTTGTAGCTAAGGGCGGCAATCTCGCGTTAAATGTGGCTCCGCAGCCTGATGGCAGGCTTCCCGAAGGAGCTATCCAGCGCATGAAGGAGCTTGGCGCTTGGCTGAAGGTGAACGGCGAAGCGATTTATGGTACTCGCATTTGCGCGCCTTACTATACAGGCAGTCAAGCGTTCACGCAAAAAGGAGATTATGTTTATTGTGCCAACCACTATCCATCAGCTGATACAGTAGTTTCAGAGACGGTCTTTATTCCTTATGAAGGCTTGCTGGAGTCGATTGAGCTGCTCGGAATGGAAGGAAAGCTGAACTGGACACAGGATAATGAAGGGATTTCCGTGCAGCTGCCTGAAGCTGCTGTTAAGGGACCTGCACCAATAGCACATGTGTTTCGGATGTTGAGGAAAATTAAAGAATGATTCAAGCTGTGAAAATAACAAAAAGAGAAGCAAGCTGCTGAAGGCAGCATGCTTCTCTTTTTGTTATTTTTCTTTTTTTCTAATTTTTGTACTTATGGGAACATCAAATGTTACATAATCAACATTTCTAGTCAGCAGTAAATAGCGCATACCAGTAGCCGGATCACTAATAACAACGGAATCCAATCCAGCTGATTCAATGATTCCTTTAAATATTTTGGCATTCCATTCACGGTTGTTCTCGTAAGTCATATAGAAGGTAGCCGTTTTACCGCGATTTGATCGCAAAACTTGAACAAAAGCTGATTTTGAAGCATGGTTCTTTACTTGTTTCCTCATCATTGAATCTTCCTCTCAGCATATGGTTTCTATCATAATATGAGAGAGTTTTGTTTCGTTCTTGGACTAGTTGTTCATATTTCCGAAGCCTGCAATTACCGTGAATGAGCCTGTTGAATGAACCATTCAGCTAGATGCATAAGTTTTACTTTTTGATTTATCCCCGTACTGCCCTTAAGCAGGATGGCTGATCCAATTGGCATGTTTTGAGCTAACTTTCTTTTTAATCCGGAAACGGAGTGGAAATGGTTTGTCTTACTTTTGGAAAGTTCAGACTGAATGGCTCCTTTACGGATTTCTTTCGCATGGCTGCCAATCGTGTAAAGACGATCAATGGATTGCTCCATTAGTTTTTTTCCAACGTTAAAATGAATCTTTTTTGAATGCCTTCCGAGATCATGAATCTCTCCAAGTACAGCTATTTTTTTTCGCCTTTTGCCAACCTTCCACAGCAGGTCCAAAGCAGCATCTAATTCTGGCTTCGTATTGAAGCTATCGTCAATGAGAATGGTATTTCTAGGCAAACGATGGACAGTTAATCGTGCATAGGGCTGCTCATATTTTTTGAGCCCCCGTTTGATCTGAGGAATGGTACAGCCAAGCTGATGGGAAACAGCGATCGCAAACAAGGCGTTGTATACATTGAAATGACCAAAGCCAGGAATGAAAAATGCTGCATTTTCTTTGCCTAATCGAGCGTTGAAACTCATCCCATTTTTTAAATAACGGATACGATTTGCTTGATAATCAGCATGATTTTCGATGCCAATAGTCAAGATCTTCCCTTTAAACGATGCCAAATCGAGCAGCTTGGAGTATCTATCGTCTTTATTTATAAATAACAGCCCTGTTTGCTTCATCCCTCTAATCAGTTCTGATTTTGCATTAGGAATTCCACGTATTCCTCTTTTAAAATGGCCGACATGTGCTCTTCCTATCGTTGTGATTACACCGATCGAAGGCTTTATTAAGCGGCAATGCCTTCGTATGTCCCCAGCTTTCTTCATTCCGAATTCCAGGACGACCGCTTTATACGAAGAATCGATTTGTTTACTATATTGGGAGGTAAACCAGATATCGTTCCCATTTTGAAACGATTTAAACGTTTTCCGATTTCTTTCCAAGATCGAAGCGAGCATCTCTTTTGTCGTTGTTTTTCCTGCACTGCCTGTCACGGCAATTATGGGTCTGCGCATGAACAATCCTCCTAACTCTATGAATAAATGATAGTTTAACTAGAAACAAATCTATGAAATAGTCATATATTGTAAGGTGATTTAGAAGATGGACAAGAGGAGGTGATAGGGTGACATTAAGGGAACGTTTGTGGATGCTTGGTTACAAGGATAGTCAGCTAAAGAAGGCTTTGCTGGCCTTTCAACGTGATTTTCACACGAGCAAATCCAAGGCATTAAGTAAATTAACACTGCTCCGTTTAAGAAAGCTGACTGACGGAAATATGAAGTTGAATCTATTATCAAGAATCATTCACAGTGAATCTAACGGTGAGCCCTACCGTGGAATGGTTGCCGTAGGTGCAGTTGTTCTAAATCGACTGAAATCCCATCAATTTCCGAATTCACTCACCGCTGTTATTACTCAACCGTTAGCTTTTACAGTGGTACAAAATGGACGGTTTTGGCTGGAGCCAACTCTTCTGTCTTATAAAGCAGCCAAGGAAGCTTTCAGTGGTACGGACCCTACGGGCAATTGTTTATTTTTTTTTAATCCCGATTTATCCAGCTCCCGTTGGATTCTAAGACTTCGTCCAAAACTTAGAATTGGCCGCCATGTTTTTGCTTAGTTACACGAAGCGCTGGCGGCGATTGCTGCTCTTCCTTAACGGGTTACGCTTTCCAAGCAATTCACTGATGGTGACGAAATGATAGCCTTGTTTTCGCAGCCCATTGACGATAAGCGGTACGGCCTTTAAGCTTTGTATCCATGGGTCGCAGGCATGCAGAAGTACAATGCCTCCCGGGTGTGCATGTGGTATAACTCGGCGAACGATATCAGCTGTACGGGTTAATTTCCAATCCAAAGAATCGATATCCCAGTGAACAATCGTTTGGTTCATTCTCAGAAGCTGTTTTATGACACGGTCGTCAAAATCACCGCTTGGTGTTCGAATCATGTTAGTCCTGACGCCGGTAATATGATAGATTGCTTTCCTTGCGGAATGCACATCTTGTTTAATCCATGCATTGGAATGGCTTGTATAATTGTCATGACGATATCCATGTGAAGCGATCTCATAGCCCATACGTTGAATTTTTTTAGTAATTCGTGGATTTAACTCAGCCCATTTGCCGGTTACAAAAAAGGTTGCTTTTGTTACACCTAATCTGCGAAGCAGGAACAGCATTTTCATAGGTACTTGACTGCCATGAGCGATATTGATCGTTAAAGCGATATTTTTTTGGTTAGTCGGAACGTGTTGGATCACACGATTCGTATACATGGATAGGGTTCC from Paenibacillus sp. FSL K6-3182 carries:
- a CDS encoding carbohydrate ABC transporter permease, which codes for MKKNVTIRESNGDRLFMAFIYAFLTVVLLVVLLPLLYILSSSFSSPQAVVSGKVWLFPVHFTLDGYKAVFNNPQIGTGFMNSLFYTVVGTIINVILTVMLAYPLARKTFYGRNFYMVLLVITMMFEGGLIPYYLVVKQLHLLDTRWAMILPGALAVFQVIIARTFFQTSIPEELSEAADLDGCSDIRFIFSIVLPLSKPILAVMMLMYAVGHWNAYFDALIFLRSQELFPLQIVLRNILILNTVDASMISNANQMLAQQGLKDLLKYSLIVVASGPVLIIYPFVQKYFVKGVMIGSLKG
- a CDS encoding alpha-L-fucosidase, translating into MSELTSDNVLEETEEQELHEGVHNFSSERDWIRPDNPVTLERLEWFKDQKLALMMHWGPYSQLGVVESWALSDEDQDWSREGIDWEKDGEAFKQQYFDLNKTFNPIRFQPDVWADLAEEGGFKYLIFTTKHHDGYCMWDTKTTNYRITDEQTPFHTHKYADICRHVFDAFRAKGLSIAAYFSKADWHTPYYWAPDMERSLTNTRRGPTYDPQEHPELWNKFVAFTHEQITELLTQYGRIDVLWLDAGWVKPLRSGQDIRLGEIVEKAREQQPWLLSADRTVGGPYENYVTPEQTIPTEAMNIPWESCITMGTSFSFRYEDKYKPTRQIVKILLEVVAKGGNLALNVAPQPDGRLPEGAIQRMKELGAWLKVNGEAIYGTRICAPYYTGSQAFTQKGDYVYCANHYPSADTVVSETVFIPYEGLLESIELLGMEGKLNWTQDNEGISVQLPEAAVKGPAPIAHVFRMLRKIKE
- the murF gene encoding UDP-N-acetylmuramoyl-tripeptide--D-alanyl-D-alanine ligase: MRRPIIAVTGSAGKTTTKEMLASILERNRKTFKSFQNGNDIWFTSQYSKQIDSSYKAVVLEFGMKKAGDIRRHCRLIKPSIGVITTIGRAHVGHFKRGIRGIPNAKSELIRGMKQTGLLFINKDDRYSKLLDLASFKGKILTIGIENHADYQANRIRYLKNGMSFNARLGKENAAFFIPGFGHFNVYNALFAIAVSHQLGCTIPQIKRGLKKYEQPYARLTVHRLPRNTILIDDSFNTKPELDAALDLLWKVGKRRKKIAVLGEIHDLGRHSKKIHFNVGKKLMEQSIDRLYTIGSHAKEIRKGAIQSELSKSKTNHFHSVSGLKRKLAQNMPIGSAILLKGSTGINQKVKLMHLAEWFIQQAHSR
- a CDS encoding ABC transporter substrate-binding protein, translating into MRKGWKKSSAILMCVVLSCVVILAACSKDTGKSGNGKTEETGQKETNAVQEDLFTAVGTYPIVNKQMTLKMFAPQLPTIENMETNTYTKFLEEKTNIKIAWDLVPSNALEDRKQLMLASGDYPEVILQANLTREEQMKYGKQGVFLPLNELIDKYAPNIKKALADIPYMKSSITAPDGNIYALPQINECYHCDNALKLWINKAWLDKLGLQLPTTTEEFYQVMKAFKEQDPNGNGKNDELPLTGSDEMWAGNVSAFLMNAFIVDDYTEKNAGTFLSVKDSKVDFVANKDEWKQGLEYLNKLYKEGLIDPAAFTQNADAIQQLANREPDNIMGAVTTALISYGYNMSETQPRHKDYVTLPPLKGPSGVQQTLNFAGISKSQFAITNKATADQQIAAIRLADYLYTEEAIVLQENGPEGQGWRKAEDGELDIDGKQAKYAYIQRESKQTHNDGWEQIGPSLRTYAYRSSWMAIQDPLADGGYGTRLNTESKKYESFHSKEMYPNGVFIAQDDAEIAAQLKTTIIDYTKSNMAQFITGSKDISKEWDAYVKGFDGLQLGKYIEIYQKALGNS
- a CDS encoding cell wall hydrolase, translated to MTLRERLWMLGYKDSQLKKALLAFQRDFHTSKSKALSKLTLLRLRKLTDGNMKLNLLSRIIHSESNGEPYRGMVAVGAVVLNRLKSHQFPNSLTAVITQPLAFTVVQNGRFWLEPTLLSYKAAKEAFSGTDPTGNCLFFFNPDLSSSRWILRLRPKLRIGRHVFA
- a CDS encoding polysaccharide deacetylase family protein; its protein translation is MYTNRVIQHVPTNQKNIALTINIAHGSQVPMKMLFLLRRLGVTKATFFVTGKWAELNPRITKKIQRMGYEIASHGYRHDNYTSHSNAWIKQDVHSARKAIYHITGVRTNMIRTPSGDFDDRVIKQLLRMNQTIVHWDIDSLDWKLTRTADIVRRVIPHAHPGGIVLLHACDPWIQSLKAVPLIVNGLRKQGYHFVTISELLGKRNPLRKSSNRRQRFV